GTCCATGGGTTCGCCCAGGATCTCGCCGCCTGCGGCGGTGACACGGGCCATGGCGACCTCGATGTCGTCCACATCGATCACCACCGAGGGGTGTTGCATGGGCCAGTCGGCCTTGAAGGGGAACAGGCCACCGTTGATGGCCCCTGGCGCCGCCTGGGGTGGCATGTTGGCGCGCTCACCCGGCAACGCGGTGGTCACCAGCAGATAGTCGCCCATCTCCGGCCCGAGGTTTTGATGGGTCCAGCCAAATGCGGCCGCATAAAAGCGGGCGGCACGATCGGCATCTTTGTAAGGCATTTCAAAATGCATCACGGCACACATCGG
This region of Hydrogenophaga crassostreae genomic DNA includes:
- a CDS encoding VOC family protein produces the protein MSNVPMCAVMHFEMPYKDADRAARFYAAAFGWTHQNLGPEMGDYLLVTTALPGERANMPPQAAPGAINGGLFPFKADWPMQHPSVVIDVDDIEVAMARVTAAGGEILGEPMDIPGIGRYVSFVDTEGNRNSMMAPTA